From one Lolium rigidum isolate FL_2022 chromosome 4, APGP_CSIRO_Lrig_0.1, whole genome shotgun sequence genomic stretch:
- the LOC124646671 gene encoding probable inactive serine/threonine-protein kinase fnkC, which yields MGNSCALTVVRIIVVVAGGSNQGSDDAVQASYNYKWTIDGFSSLLDRGTGWTYSNVFHMRGLNWHLKLKPRDTKSGDPNEYVSLRLQLTRDSVRSGRVVKTTFKFLIYDQLYGKHHQHQVSHDFQSKSRTSGTSCMIPLAALKEKSSGFLVNNSCVFCVDFISVNIAKAKGASENLFVQKMNNICSKPEVYTWNIEDFFALENPSFSPEFELSGHKWSIKIYPSGDDMNGNYLSLYLVMKVPDTLHKNSAKLIESSMSIKNLGTGKDFTTGKGREEYSKNFDSWGWDKFISLEDFIDPANGYLVKAKCCIEVELAVIGSSRMK from the exons ATGGGCAACTCGTGT GCACTTACTGTTGTAAgaattattgttgttgttgcaggaggatcAAACCAGGGATCCGACGACGCGGTGCAGGCATCCTACAACTACAAGTGGACAATCGATGGTTTCTCCTCGCTTCTTGACAGGGGTACAGGCTGGACCTACTCAAATGTGTTCCACATGCGGGGGCTTAACTG GCACTTGAAACTGAAGCCAAGGGACACAAAGAGTGGCGACCCAAATGAATatgtttctcttcggcttcagctGACCAGAGATTCTGTGAGGTCTGGCAGGGTCGTGAAGACAACTTTTAAGTTCTTGATATATGACCAGTTATATGGAAAACACCATCAACACCAAG TTAGCCACGATTTCCAGAGTAAAAGCAGAACCTCTGGGACCTCATGCATGATTCCTCTCGCGGCACTGAAGGAAAAATCCTCTGGATTTCTTGTCAACAATAGCTGTGTTTTCTGTGTCGATTTCATCTCAGTTAACATTGCTAAAGCTAAGGGTGCGTCAGAGAATCTGTTTGTTCAGAAGATGAACAACATCTGCAGTAAACCCGAAGTCTACACCTGGAACATTGAGGACTTCTTTGCATTGGAGAATCCGAGCTTCTCTCCAGAGTTTGAGctcagtggacacaaatg GTCCATCAAGATCTATCCATCTGGAGATGATATGAATGGGAACTACCTCTCCTTGTACCTGGTCATGAAGGTGCCGGATACACTCCACAAGAACTCTGCAAAACTGATAGAAAGTAGCATGTCCATCAAAAACCTTGGAACTGGCAAGGACTTCACCACAGGAAAAG GTCGGGAGGAGTACTCGAAGAATTTCGACAGTTGGGGATGGGACAAGTTCATATCGCTGGAAGATTTCATAGACCCGGCAAATGGTTATCTAGTGAAAGCAAAGTGCTGCATTGAAGTTGAGCTTGCTGTCATTGGTTCCTCCAGGATGAAGTAG